Proteins found in one Odontesthes bonariensis isolate fOdoBon6 chromosome 11, fOdoBon6.hap1, whole genome shotgun sequence genomic segment:
- the poglut1 gene encoding protein O-glucosyltransferase 1 has product MERPWLWIFLMWLQVCDLNSADALDKRGKKTGEKVIGAVKEYTACNPANCSCHLSVLRHDLQPFEGGISEDAMAATVQKGVGTHYQIIGHKLYREHNCMFPARCSGVEHFILEVIDRLPDLEMVVNVRDYPQVPNWVKPALPIFSFSKTSDYKDIMYPAWTFWEGGPAVWPIYPTGLGRWDLMRDELKKSAAQWPWTKKEPKGFFRGSRTSSERDPLILLSREDPELVDAEYTKNQAWKSERDTLGRAPAKEIPLVDHCKYKYLFNFRGVAASFRFKHLFLCGSLVFHVGDEWQEFFYPQLKPWVHYIPVKQDLSDVRELLQFVKENDAVAQQIATRGKEFILEHLRMDDISCYWERLLTEFSQLLTYKPHRRNNYNQIAHPPSRTEL; this is encoded by the exons ACAAGCGGGGGAAGAAAACTGGCGAAAAGGTTATAGGAGCTGTTAAAGAGTACACAGCGTGCAACCCTGCAAACTGCAGCTGCCATCTCAG CGTCCTACGACATGACCTTCAGCCCTTTGAAGGGGGAATCTCAGAGGATGCCATGGCTGCTACGGTTCAAAAAGGAGTGGGCACCCACTACCAGATCATAGGACACAAGCTGTACAGAGAGCACAACTGTATGTTCCCTGCACG CTGCAGTGGAGTGGAACATTTCATACTGGAGGTGATTGACCGGCTGCCTGACCTGGAGATGGTGGTAAATGTCAGGGATTATCCTCAAGTGCCCAACTGGGTGAAACCAGCGCTGCCGATCTTCTCTTTCAGTAAG ACCTCGGACTACAAGGACATCATGTACCCGGCGTGGACATTTTGGGAAGGTGGACCTGCCGTGTGGCCCATATATCCCACCGGACTGGGAAGATGGGATCTGATGAGGGACGAGCtcaaaaa gtctgcAGCTCAGTGGCCGTGGACGAAGAAAGAGCCCAAAGGATTCTTTCGAGGCTCCAG AACCAGCTCGGAGCGCGACCCTCTGATCCTTCTGTCCAGAGAAGATCCAGAACTGGTGGATGCGGAGTACACCAAGAACCAGGCCTGGAAGTCTGAGAGG GATACCCTTGGGAGAGCCCCAGCTAAAGAGATCCCCCTGGTTGATCACTGCAAGTACAA GTACTTATTTAACTTTCGGGGAGTGGCGGCAAGCTTTCGCTTCAAACATCTCTTCCTCTGTGGTTCCCTGGTCTTCCACGTTGGGGATGAATGGCAGGAGTTTTTTTACCCTCAGCTCAAGCCCTGGGTCCACTACATCCCAGTCAAGCAGGATCTCTCAGATGTCAG GGAGCTTCTACAGTTCGTCAAAGAGAACGACGCAGTCGCCCAGCAGATCGCCACAAG GGGTAAGGAGTTCATCCTTGAGCACCTGCGAATGGACGATATCTCCTGCTACTGGGAGAGACTCCTGACCGAGTTCAGCCAGCTTCTCACCTACAAACCTCACAGAAGGAACAACTACAACCAGATTGCCCATCCACCCAGCAGAACTGAGCTATGA